The Halosimplex litoreum genome has a window encoding:
- a CDS encoding ArnT family glycosyltransferase: MRRRSATLGTAALALAGALLVWFVSTTLFPYHSLNHDEAVYLQQAAMLLEGQLYLDPPVEGVLRPWFFVDAPEGMYPKYAPVPAAMFAVGELFGGYRLTLVAVAAGNLALAAGVVREAFDARTGLLAGVLVLASPLFVLNSSVFLPYAPTHFLNLAFAYCYLRADRTESRRWAAGAGAAVGLAFFARPYTAVLFALPFVGHALWTLRDEVGVDALRDPVALVRGSDAVGRQATTAALGLVGVGLALGYNTVVTGHALTFPYAAFAPLDGLGFGQRRILSHEVVYTPELALEANGRVLWIFFAKWIAGGLVTAALAGLGVAVAARRGLTARQAPLAALLVSIPLGNVYFWGNFNVLGGLDTAGDGLVSALGPYYHFDLLLPTATFAAVVVLAVAGRVRAAVAGRRTVDARAGRVAAAVALLLLAGAVGAVTADIAREPVERNAEVTDSYERAYEPFEGGPPVNSLILLPDPYGNWLNHPFQAVRNDPGYDGRAVYAIDDRPFATADAFPDRRLHRYAYRGGWAPYDGSPSAARLQRVEDVRGDRLALDATVGVPAGADSVTVRVGTDDGSLYRVANGANSSVDFRLVVTDERVAVEGLGGPEETLAVDGVETVHASAFVDYGPGGSFTYRFDLPVDATDGRVRALTPEVELCRGVRSCGGAAAYVPETAPDGVSVETDLTATERDT, encoded by the coding sequence ATGCGCCGCCGGAGCGCGACTCTCGGGACGGCCGCACTCGCGCTCGCCGGCGCCCTCCTCGTCTGGTTCGTCTCGACGACCCTGTTTCCGTACCACTCGCTGAACCACGACGAGGCCGTCTACCTCCAGCAGGCCGCGATGTTGCTGGAGGGCCAGCTCTACCTCGACCCGCCGGTCGAGGGAGTGTTGCGACCGTGGTTCTTCGTCGACGCCCCCGAGGGGATGTACCCCAAGTACGCGCCCGTCCCGGCGGCCATGTTCGCCGTCGGGGAACTGTTCGGCGGCTACCGCCTGACGCTCGTCGCCGTCGCCGCCGGGAACCTGGCGCTGGCCGCCGGTGTCGTCCGCGAAGCCTTCGACGCGCGGACGGGACTACTCGCGGGCGTCCTCGTGCTCGCGTCTCCGCTGTTCGTCCTCAACTCGTCGGTGTTCCTGCCGTACGCACCGACGCACTTCCTGAACCTCGCCTTCGCCTACTGTTACCTGCGGGCCGACCGCACCGAGAGTCGGCGCTGGGCCGCGGGAGCGGGCGCTGCAGTGGGACTCGCCTTCTTCGCGCGACCGTACACGGCGGTCCTGTTCGCGCTGCCGTTCGTCGGCCACGCGCTGTGGACGCTCCGGGACGAGGTCGGCGTGGACGCGCTCCGCGACCCGGTCGCGCTCGTTCGCGGCTCCGACGCGGTCGGCCGACAGGCGACGACGGCGGCGCTCGGGTTGGTCGGCGTCGGCCTCGCCCTGGGCTACAACACCGTCGTGACCGGCCACGCCCTGACCTTCCCGTACGCGGCGTTCGCGCCGTTGGACGGCCTCGGGTTCGGCCAGCGACGCATCCTCTCCCACGAGGTCGTCTACACGCCCGAGCTGGCGCTGGAAGCCAACGGGCGGGTCCTCTGGATATTCTTCGCGAAGTGGATCGCCGGCGGACTGGTCACCGCGGCGCTGGCCGGCCTCGGCGTCGCCGTCGCCGCGCGTCGCGGTCTGACGGCCCGGCAGGCGCCCCTGGCCGCTCTCCTGGTTTCGATCCCGCTCGGCAACGTCTACTTCTGGGGCAACTTCAACGTCCTCGGCGGGCTCGACACCGCGGGCGACGGCCTCGTGTCCGCGCTCGGCCCGTACTACCACTTCGACCTGCTGCTCCCGACGGCCACCTTCGCGGCGGTCGTGGTACTCGCCGTAGCCGGTCGGGTCCGCGCGGCGGTCGCCGGCCGCCGGACGGTCGACGCGCGGGCGGGTCGCGTCGCGGCCGCTGTGGCCCTCCTCCTGCTCGCCGGCGCCGTCGGGGCGGTCACGGCCGACATCGCCCGCGAGCCCGTCGAGCGCAACGCCGAGGTGACCGACAGCTACGAGCGGGCCTACGAGCCCTTCGAAGGTGGGCCGCCGGTCAACTCGCTGATCCTGCTGCCGGACCCGTACGGGAACTGGCTCAACCACCCGTTCCAGGCGGTGCGCAACGACCCCGGCTACGACGGCCGGGCGGTCTACGCCATCGACGACCGACCGTTCGCGACGGCCGACGCGTTCCCCGACCGACGGCTCCACCGGTACGCCTACCGCGGCGGCTGGGCGCCCTACGACGGGTCACCCAGCGCGGCCCGCCTCCAGCGCGTCGAGGACGTGCGCGGCGATCGGCTGGCGCTGGACGCGACCGTCGGCGTCCCGGCCGGGGCCGACAGCGTCACCGTCCGCGTCGGCACCGACGACGGAAGCCTCTACCGCGTCGCGAACGGCGCGAACTCGTCGGTCGACTTTCGCCTGGTCGTCACCGACGAGCGGGTCGCTGTCGAGGGGCTCGGCGGGCCCGAGGAGACGCTAGCGGTCGACGGCGTCGAGACCGTCCACGCGAGCGCCTTCGTCGACTACGGTCCCGGCGGGAGCTTCACCTACCGCTTCGACCTGCCGGTCGACGCGACCGACGGCCGGGTCCGTGCGCTCACTCCCGAAGTCGAACTCTGTCGGGGCGTCCGCTCCTGCGGCGGCGCGGCCGCGTACGTCCCGGAGACCGCGCCCGACGGCGTCTCAGTGGAGACCGACCTGACCGCGACCGAACGCGACACTTGA